The following are from one region of the Bactrocera oleae isolate idBacOlea1 chromosome 6, idBacOlea1, whole genome shotgun sequence genome:
- the syd gene encoding JNK-interacting protein 3 isoform X3, with protein MDDDTMLNNHGPQPGAETVYGTEDNNMVMSEKNEQVVSIVQQLAGSIYQEFERMINRYDEDVVKNLMPLLVNVLECLDASYRINQEQDVELELLREDNEQLVTQYEREKSARKQSEQKLLESEDVAEQENKELASRLESLESIVRMLELKHKNSLEHASRLEERETELKKEYNKLHERYTELFKNHVDYMERTKMLMGSAHSQMSSASERLEMNRARLNPIARSSGPVSYGFASLENSAMLDTETICSVGSNSDDSGPPSLQNELDSLQTVERAAETDTLQQQNQATSPQSETSPVVPNAPANVGRSTTKKEQRSANTLYQELSFQDNEESEEHEVVTGSWVHPGEYASSGMGKEVENLIMENNELLATKNALNIVKDDLIAKVDELTGEIEILREELNAMQQSRNKLRQKVSELEEELKKTKEQVKQQNDTEQDENDVPLAQRKRFTRVEMAMVLMERNQYKERLMELQEAVRLTEILRASRTVDNLDKKSKQSIWKYFSSLFTPSNRPQERVADGQGGGPMFRYSSPVHSHGSPSRNSDNRLAITGARDSANPPPHPASAGLANALITKDYSEEGTSERASARRREQYRQLRAHVQKEDGRLQAYGWSLPINKTNQEQQNRHSGGVPVPVYCNPLAEASPHMKVFCAAGVNLNGGFTKDGRSVIPSTSSYAPRSTAKIAEITSPTAEHSAEALDRQINRASLANLEPETQLSSYVWICTSTHAASTVTVVDANQSAVVLDAFPICASHMLCIASVQGAVEKDYALLENSEVLKAGEMLEHPGEGAESFGKVEFVRVRPKADKNSNTNKSARTDEQAEEVIAIETAAVEENAKEAVEKTADDTKNAANEPLGNIQEIKVRQALPGAPQRLQDDGSVISAKANINNNNLQPSFSKPINPILGTKNRLDPPMTSIGPTMWMGDQEGWLYVHSAVGRWHECLHKVLLPDAVLAIVHVESRVVVALANAQLAVFRRQTDGQWDLNSYHLVTLGDRNHSIRCLCVAGERIWAAHRNKIYIVDPISLSIVHSLEAHPRKESQVRQMAATGSGVWVSIRLDSTLRLYSSNTFEHKQDVDIEPYVSKMLGTGKLGFSFVRITALMVSCNRLWIGTSNGVIISVPLSEGQGKSTDPNSQIPLCCMANAQLSFHGHRDAVKFFVSVPMQLQNSGQLQFTNKRPDMLVMCGGEGYIDFRINDNDMENSIQLEANQTIENRGDKSYLIVWHVSQR; from the exons ATGGACGACGACACAATGCTCAACAACCACGGACCTCAGCCTGGTGCTGAGACAGTTTATGGTACCGAGGACAACAATATGGTCATGTCGGAAAAG AATGAACAGGTTGTGAGCATC GTGCAACAATTAGCTGGTAGTATATATCAAGAATTCGAACGCATGATTAATCGCTATGACGAGGACGTGGTGAAGAATCTTATGCCACTACTGGTGAATGTCTTAGAATGCCTGGATGCATCATATCGCATAAATCAGGAGCAGGATGTTGAATTGGAGCTGTTGCGTGAGGACAACGAGCAGCTGGTCACACAATATGAACGCGAGAAGAGTGCACGCAAACAATCCGAACAGAAG CTGCTGGAATCGGAGGATGTGGCTGAACAAGAAAACAAGGAGTTGGCAAGTCGCTTGGAGTCACTGGAAAGCATTGTGCGCATGCTCGAATTGAAGCATAAAAATAGTTTGGAACATGCGAGCCGCTTGGAGGAGCGCGAGACTGAACTGAAGAAG gaGTATAATAAACTGCATGAACGTTATACGGAGCTTTTCAAAAATCATGTTGACTACATGGAACGCACCAAAATGCTCATGGGCTCTGCACACTCACAAATGAGTTCGGCTTCGGAGCGCTTAGAAATGAATCGAGCCAGGTTAAATCCAATTGCTCG ATCATCCGGTCCAGTATCGTACGGCTTCGCGTCGCTCGAAAACTCAGCCATGCTAGACACAGAGACAATATGTAGTGTGGGCAGCAATTCGGATGATTCGGGGCCACCATCTTTGCAAAATGAATTGGATAGTTTGCAGACGGTGGAGCGCGCGGCTGAGACGGACACATTACAACAGCAGAATCAAGCCACATCACCGCAAAGTGAAACGAGTCCCGTTGTGCCAAATGCACCAGCCAATG TTGGGCGTTCAACAACCAAAAAGGAGCAACGCTCTGCTAATACCCTATACCAAGAGTTGTCCTTTCAAGATAACGAAGAGAGTGAAGAGCATGAAGTTGTTACAG GAAGCTGGGTGCATCCTGGCGAATATGCTTCTTCGG GCATGGGCAAAGAAGTGGAAAACCTCATCATGGAGAATAATGAACTTTTGGCAACGAA GAATGCTTTGAACATTGTTAAGGATGATTTGATAGCCAAAGTCGATGAGCTGACTGGTGAGATTGAGATACTGCGCGAAGAATTGAATGCAATGCAGCAATCGCGCAACAAATTGCGTCAGAAGGTGAGCGAGCTGGAGGAGGAGCTGAAAAAGACAAAGGAGCAAGTTAAGCAGCAAA aTGACACTGAACAAGATGAAAATGATGTACCATTGGCTCAACGCAAACGCTTTACGCGTGTGGAAATGGCTATGGTGTTGATGGAGCGCAATCAATACAAAGAACGTCTGATGGAGCTGCAGGAGGCGGTGCGTTTGACAGAGATTTTACGCGCCTCACGCACCGTCGACAATTTGGACAAAAAGTCCAAGCAGAgcatatggaaatattttagcAGTTTATTCAC CCCCTCCAATCGCCCGCAAGAGCGCGTCGCTGACGGGCAAGGAGGGGGGCCTATGTTTCGCTACTCCAGCCCAGTTCACAGTCACGGATCCCCCAGTCGAAATAGCGACAATCGCCTTGCCATAACCGGCGCACGCGACAGTGCAAATCCACCACCACATCCCGCCAGTGCGGGCCTAGCAAATGCATTGATCACAAAAGACTACTCTGAGGAGGGTACATCGGAACGTGCAAGCGCACGACGGCGCGAACAATATCGACAATTGCGTGCACATGTACAGAAGGAGGATGGTCGTTTGCAAGCCTACGGCTGGAGTTTGCCCATAAATAAGACAAATCAAGAGCAACAGAATCGTCATTCTGGCGGTGTGCCGGTACCAGTCTATTGCAACCCTTTAGCCGAAGCATCGCCACATATGAAAGTGTTCTGTGCTGCCGGTGTGAATCTAAACGGTGGTTTTACCAAAGATGGGCGTTCAGTTATACCGTCGACATCATCATATGCCCCACGTTCTACAGCTAAGATCGCAGAGATTACCAGTCCTACAGCAGAGCATTCAGCTGAAGCGCTCGATCGGCAAATAAATCGTGCGAGTTTAGCCAATTTGGAGCCAGAAACCCAACTATCATCGTATGTGTGGATATGCACGAGCACGCATGCGGCGAGCACAGTAACAGTGGTGGATGCCAATCAGTCGGCAGTCGTGCTAGACGCGTTTCCCATATGCGCATCACACATGCTTTGCATTGCCTCCGTGCAAG GCGCAGTGGAGAAGGATTACGCGCTGCTAGAGAACTCTGAAGTGCTTAAGGCCGGTGAAATGCTGGAGCATCCCGGCGAAGGTGCCGAATCATTTGGCAAGGTTGAGTTTGTGCGTGTGCGTCCGAAAGCCGACAAAAACAGTAACACCAATAAAAGCGCCAGAACAGATGAGCAGGCAGAGGAGGTGATAGCTATTGAGACGGCTGCGGTTGAGGAAAATGCAAAGGAGGCTGTTGAAAAAACAGCAGATGATACGAAAAATGCGGCCAACGAGCCATTGGGCAATATACAAGAGATTAAGGTGCGACAGGCGCTACCGGGTGCACCACAACGCTTACAGGACGACGGCAGTGTGATTAGCGCCAAAGCGAacatcaacaataacaatttgcaGCCGTCCTTCTCGAAGCCCATCAACCCAATATTGGGTACAAAGAACCGTCTGGATCCGCCAATGACTTCGATTGGGCCGACCATGTGGATGGGCGATCAGGAAGGTTGGCTGTATGTGCATAGTGCTGTAGGTCGCTGGCATGAATGCCTGCATAAGGTTCTCCTGCCCGATGCCGTCCTAGCGATAGTGCATGTGGAATCTCGCGTTGTTGTAGCCCTAGCTAATGCTCAATTGGCAGTGTTTCGCCGCCAAACAGACGGCCAATGGGATCTGAATAGTTATCACCTGGTAACGCTGGGTGATCGTAATCATTCGATACGTTGCCTCTGTGTGGCTGGCGAACGCATTTGGGCTGCTCACCGCAACAAGATCTATATTGTCGATCCGATCTCATTGAGCATCGTCCACTCGCTGGAGGCGCATCCACGTAAGGAGAGCCAAGTGCGACAAATGGCTGCTACCGGCTCAGGTGTATGGGTTTCCATACG TTTGGACTCCACGCTGCGATTATACAGTTCGAACACTTTCGAGCACAAGCAGGATGTGGATATCGAGCCGTACGTTTCGAAAATGCTTGGTACTGGCAAATTGGGTTTCTCTTTTGTGCGCATTACTGCATTGATGGTATCATGCAATCGTTTGTGGATCGGTACCAGTAACGGTGTCATAATTTCGGTGCCATTATCGGAGGGTCAAGGCAAatcaa CTGATCCCAATAGTCAAATACCGTTATGTTGCATGGCTAATGCTCAGCTTTCGTTCCACGGTCATCGTGATGCGGTTAAGTTCTTCGTATCCGTACCAATGCAGCTACAAAATAGTGGACAACTGCAATTCACCAACAAACGGCCGGATATGCTAGTCATGTGTGGCGGCGAAGGCTACATCGATTTTCGCATAA ATGACAATGATATGGAAAACAGTATTCAACTGGAGGCAAATCAAACGATTGAGAATCGCGGCGACAAGAGTTATTTAATTGTGTGGCATGTTAGTCAACGCTAG
- the syd gene encoding JNK-interacting protein 3 isoform X9 — translation MDDDTMLNNHGPQPGAETVYGTEDNNMVMSEKNEQVVSIVQQLAGSIYQEFERMINRYDEDVVKNLMPLLVNVLECLDASYRINQEQDVELELLREDNEQLVTQYEREKSARKQSEQKLLESEDVAEQENKELASRLESLESIVRMLELKHKNSLEHASRLEERETELKKEYNKLHERYTELFKNHVDYMERTKMLMGSAHSQMSSASERLEMNRARLNPIARSSGPVSYGFASLENSAMLDTETICSVGSNSDDSGPPSLQNELDSLQTVERAAETDTLQQQNQATSPQSETSPVVPNAPANVGRSTTKKEQRSANTLYQELSFQDNEESEEHEVVTGMGKEVENLIMENNELLATKNALNIVKDDLIAKVDELTGEIEILREELNAMQQSRNKLRQKVSELEEELKKTKEQVKQQNDTEQDENDVPLAQRKRFTRVEMAMVLMERNQYKERLMELQEAVRLTEILRASRTVDNLDKKSKQSIWKYFSSLFTPSNRPQERVADGQGGGPMFRYSSPVHSHGSPSRNSDNRLAITGARDSANPPPHPASAGLANALITKDYSEEGTSERASARRREQYRQLRAHVQKEDGRLQAYGWSLPINKTNQEQQNRHSGGVPVPVYCNPLAEASPHMKVFCAAGVNLNGGFTKDGRSVIPSTSSYAPRSTAKIAEITSPTAEHSAEALDRQINRASLANLEPETQLSSYVWICTSTHAASTVTVVDANQSAVVLDAFPICASHMLCIASVQGAVEKDYALLENSEVLKAGEMLEHPGEGAESFGKVEFVRVRPKADKNSNTNKSARTDEQAEEVIAIETAAVEENAKEAVEKTADDTKNAANEPLGNIQEIKVRQALPGAPQRLQDDGSVISAKANINNNNLQPSFSKPINPILGTKNRLDPPMTSIGPTMWMGDQEGWLYVHSAVGRWHECLHKVLLPDAVLAIVHVESRVVVALANAQLAVFRRQTDGQWDLNSYHLVTLGDRNHSIRCLCVAGERIWAAHRNKIYIVDPISLSIVHSLEAHPRKESQVRQMAATGSGVWVSIRLDSTLRLYSSNTFEHKQDVDIEPYVSKMLGTGKLGFSFVRITALMVSCNRLWIGTSNGVIISVPLSEGQGKSTDPNSQIPLCCMANAQLSFHGHRDAVKFFVSVPMQLQNSGQLQFTNKRPDMLVMCGGEGYIDFRINDNDMENSIQLEANQTIENRGDKSYLIVWHVSQR, via the exons ATGGACGACGACACAATGCTCAACAACCACGGACCTCAGCCTGGTGCTGAGACAGTTTATGGTACCGAGGACAACAATATGGTCATGTCGGAAAAG AATGAACAGGTTGTGAGCATC GTGCAACAATTAGCTGGTAGTATATATCAAGAATTCGAACGCATGATTAATCGCTATGACGAGGACGTGGTGAAGAATCTTATGCCACTACTGGTGAATGTCTTAGAATGCCTGGATGCATCATATCGCATAAATCAGGAGCAGGATGTTGAATTGGAGCTGTTGCGTGAGGACAACGAGCAGCTGGTCACACAATATGAACGCGAGAAGAGTGCACGCAAACAATCCGAACAGAAG CTGCTGGAATCGGAGGATGTGGCTGAACAAGAAAACAAGGAGTTGGCAAGTCGCTTGGAGTCACTGGAAAGCATTGTGCGCATGCTCGAATTGAAGCATAAAAATAGTTTGGAACATGCGAGCCGCTTGGAGGAGCGCGAGACTGAACTGAAGAAG gaGTATAATAAACTGCATGAACGTTATACGGAGCTTTTCAAAAATCATGTTGACTACATGGAACGCACCAAAATGCTCATGGGCTCTGCACACTCACAAATGAGTTCGGCTTCGGAGCGCTTAGAAATGAATCGAGCCAGGTTAAATCCAATTGCTCG ATCATCCGGTCCAGTATCGTACGGCTTCGCGTCGCTCGAAAACTCAGCCATGCTAGACACAGAGACAATATGTAGTGTGGGCAGCAATTCGGATGATTCGGGGCCACCATCTTTGCAAAATGAATTGGATAGTTTGCAGACGGTGGAGCGCGCGGCTGAGACGGACACATTACAACAGCAGAATCAAGCCACATCACCGCAAAGTGAAACGAGTCCCGTTGTGCCAAATGCACCAGCCAATG TTGGGCGTTCAACAACCAAAAAGGAGCAACGCTCTGCTAATACCCTATACCAAGAGTTGTCCTTTCAAGATAACGAAGAGAGTGAAGAGCATGAAGTTGTTACAG GCATGGGCAAAGAAGTGGAAAACCTCATCATGGAGAATAATGAACTTTTGGCAACGAA GAATGCTTTGAACATTGTTAAGGATGATTTGATAGCCAAAGTCGATGAGCTGACTGGTGAGATTGAGATACTGCGCGAAGAATTGAATGCAATGCAGCAATCGCGCAACAAATTGCGTCAGAAGGTGAGCGAGCTGGAGGAGGAGCTGAAAAAGACAAAGGAGCAAGTTAAGCAGCAAA aTGACACTGAACAAGATGAAAATGATGTACCATTGGCTCAACGCAAACGCTTTACGCGTGTGGAAATGGCTATGGTGTTGATGGAGCGCAATCAATACAAAGAACGTCTGATGGAGCTGCAGGAGGCGGTGCGTTTGACAGAGATTTTACGCGCCTCACGCACCGTCGACAATTTGGACAAAAAGTCCAAGCAGAgcatatggaaatattttagcAGTTTATTCAC CCCCTCCAATCGCCCGCAAGAGCGCGTCGCTGACGGGCAAGGAGGGGGGCCTATGTTTCGCTACTCCAGCCCAGTTCACAGTCACGGATCCCCCAGTCGAAATAGCGACAATCGCCTTGCCATAACCGGCGCACGCGACAGTGCAAATCCACCACCACATCCCGCCAGTGCGGGCCTAGCAAATGCATTGATCACAAAAGACTACTCTGAGGAGGGTACATCGGAACGTGCAAGCGCACGACGGCGCGAACAATATCGACAATTGCGTGCACATGTACAGAAGGAGGATGGTCGTTTGCAAGCCTACGGCTGGAGTTTGCCCATAAATAAGACAAATCAAGAGCAACAGAATCGTCATTCTGGCGGTGTGCCGGTACCAGTCTATTGCAACCCTTTAGCCGAAGCATCGCCACATATGAAAGTGTTCTGTGCTGCCGGTGTGAATCTAAACGGTGGTTTTACCAAAGATGGGCGTTCAGTTATACCGTCGACATCATCATATGCCCCACGTTCTACAGCTAAGATCGCAGAGATTACCAGTCCTACAGCAGAGCATTCAGCTGAAGCGCTCGATCGGCAAATAAATCGTGCGAGTTTAGCCAATTTGGAGCCAGAAACCCAACTATCATCGTATGTGTGGATATGCACGAGCACGCATGCGGCGAGCACAGTAACAGTGGTGGATGCCAATCAGTCGGCAGTCGTGCTAGACGCGTTTCCCATATGCGCATCACACATGCTTTGCATTGCCTCCGTGCAAG GCGCAGTGGAGAAGGATTACGCGCTGCTAGAGAACTCTGAAGTGCTTAAGGCCGGTGAAATGCTGGAGCATCCCGGCGAAGGTGCCGAATCATTTGGCAAGGTTGAGTTTGTGCGTGTGCGTCCGAAAGCCGACAAAAACAGTAACACCAATAAAAGCGCCAGAACAGATGAGCAGGCAGAGGAGGTGATAGCTATTGAGACGGCTGCGGTTGAGGAAAATGCAAAGGAGGCTGTTGAAAAAACAGCAGATGATACGAAAAATGCGGCCAACGAGCCATTGGGCAATATACAAGAGATTAAGGTGCGACAGGCGCTACCGGGTGCACCACAACGCTTACAGGACGACGGCAGTGTGATTAGCGCCAAAGCGAacatcaacaataacaatttgcaGCCGTCCTTCTCGAAGCCCATCAACCCAATATTGGGTACAAAGAACCGTCTGGATCCGCCAATGACTTCGATTGGGCCGACCATGTGGATGGGCGATCAGGAAGGTTGGCTGTATGTGCATAGTGCTGTAGGTCGCTGGCATGAATGCCTGCATAAGGTTCTCCTGCCCGATGCCGTCCTAGCGATAGTGCATGTGGAATCTCGCGTTGTTGTAGCCCTAGCTAATGCTCAATTGGCAGTGTTTCGCCGCCAAACAGACGGCCAATGGGATCTGAATAGTTATCACCTGGTAACGCTGGGTGATCGTAATCATTCGATACGTTGCCTCTGTGTGGCTGGCGAACGCATTTGGGCTGCTCACCGCAACAAGATCTATATTGTCGATCCGATCTCATTGAGCATCGTCCACTCGCTGGAGGCGCATCCACGTAAGGAGAGCCAAGTGCGACAAATGGCTGCTACCGGCTCAGGTGTATGGGTTTCCATACG TTTGGACTCCACGCTGCGATTATACAGTTCGAACACTTTCGAGCACAAGCAGGATGTGGATATCGAGCCGTACGTTTCGAAAATGCTTGGTACTGGCAAATTGGGTTTCTCTTTTGTGCGCATTACTGCATTGATGGTATCATGCAATCGTTTGTGGATCGGTACCAGTAACGGTGTCATAATTTCGGTGCCATTATCGGAGGGTCAAGGCAAatcaa CTGATCCCAATAGTCAAATACCGTTATGTTGCATGGCTAATGCTCAGCTTTCGTTCCACGGTCATCGTGATGCGGTTAAGTTCTTCGTATCCGTACCAATGCAGCTACAAAATAGTGGACAACTGCAATTCACCAACAAACGGCCGGATATGCTAGTCATGTGTGGCGGCGAAGGCTACATCGATTTTCGCATAA ATGACAATGATATGGAAAACAGTATTCAACTGGAGGCAAATCAAACGATTGAGAATCGCGGCGACAAGAGTTATTTAATTGTGTGGCATGTTAGTCAACGCTAG
- the syd gene encoding JNK-interacting protein 3 isoform X4, protein MDDDTMLNNHGPQPGAETVYGTEDNNMVMSEKNEQVVSIVQQLAGSIYQEFERMINRYDEDVVKNLMPLLVNVLECLDASYRINQEQDVELELLREDNEQLVTQYEREKSARKQSEQKLLESEDVAEQENKELASRLESLESIVRMLELKHKNSLEHASRLEERETELKKEYNKLHERYTELFKNHVDYMERTKMLMGSAHSQMSSASERLEMNRARSSGPVSYGFASLENSAMLDTETICSVGSNSDDSGPPSLQNELDSLQTVERAAETDTLQQQNQATSPQSETSPVVPNAPANVGRSTTKKEQRSANTLYQELSFQDNEESEEHEVVTGSWVHPGEYASSANDNYFGMGKEVENLIMENNELLATKNALNIVKDDLIAKVDELTGEIEILREELNAMQQSRNKLRQKVSELEEELKKTKEQVKQQNDTEQDENDVPLAQRKRFTRVEMAMVLMERNQYKERLMELQEAVRLTEILRASRTVDNLDKKSKQSIWKYFSSLFTPSNRPQERVADGQGGGPMFRYSSPVHSHGSPSRNSDNRLAITGARDSANPPPHPASAGLANALITKDYSEEGTSERASARRREQYRQLRAHVQKEDGRLQAYGWSLPINKTNQEQQNRHSGGVPVPVYCNPLAEASPHMKVFCAAGVNLNGGFTKDGRSVIPSTSSYAPRSTAKIAEITSPTAEHSAEALDRQINRASLANLEPETQLSSYVWICTSTHAASTVTVVDANQSAVVLDAFPICASHMLCIASVQGAVEKDYALLENSEVLKAGEMLEHPGEGAESFGKVEFVRVRPKADKNSNTNKSARTDEQAEEVIAIETAAVEENAKEAVEKTADDTKNAANEPLGNIQEIKVRQALPGAPQRLQDDGSVISAKANINNNNLQPSFSKPINPILGTKNRLDPPMTSIGPTMWMGDQEGWLYVHSAVGRWHECLHKVLLPDAVLAIVHVESRVVVALANAQLAVFRRQTDGQWDLNSYHLVTLGDRNHSIRCLCVAGERIWAAHRNKIYIVDPISLSIVHSLEAHPRKESQVRQMAATGSGVWVSIRLDSTLRLYSSNTFEHKQDVDIEPYVSKMLGTGKLGFSFVRITALMVSCNRLWIGTSNGVIISVPLSEGQGKSTDPNSQIPLCCMANAQLSFHGHRDAVKFFVSVPMQLQNSGQLQFTNKRPDMLVMCGGEGYIDFRINDNDMENSIQLEANQTIENRGDKSYLIVWHVSQR, encoded by the exons ATGGACGACGACACAATGCTCAACAACCACGGACCTCAGCCTGGTGCTGAGACAGTTTATGGTACCGAGGACAACAATATGGTCATGTCGGAAAAG AATGAACAGGTTGTGAGCATC GTGCAACAATTAGCTGGTAGTATATATCAAGAATTCGAACGCATGATTAATCGCTATGACGAGGACGTGGTGAAGAATCTTATGCCACTACTGGTGAATGTCTTAGAATGCCTGGATGCATCATATCGCATAAATCAGGAGCAGGATGTTGAATTGGAGCTGTTGCGTGAGGACAACGAGCAGCTGGTCACACAATATGAACGCGAGAAGAGTGCACGCAAACAATCCGAACAGAAG CTGCTGGAATCGGAGGATGTGGCTGAACAAGAAAACAAGGAGTTGGCAAGTCGCTTGGAGTCACTGGAAAGCATTGTGCGCATGCTCGAATTGAAGCATAAAAATAGTTTGGAACATGCGAGCCGCTTGGAGGAGCGCGAGACTGAACTGAAGAAG gaGTATAATAAACTGCATGAACGTTATACGGAGCTTTTCAAAAATCATGTTGACTACATGGAACGCACCAAAATGCTCATGGGCTCTGCACACTCACAAATGAGTTCGGCTTCGGAGCGCTTAGAAATGAATCGAGCCAG ATCATCCGGTCCAGTATCGTACGGCTTCGCGTCGCTCGAAAACTCAGCCATGCTAGACACAGAGACAATATGTAGTGTGGGCAGCAATTCGGATGATTCGGGGCCACCATCTTTGCAAAATGAATTGGATAGTTTGCAGACGGTGGAGCGCGCGGCTGAGACGGACACATTACAACAGCAGAATCAAGCCACATCACCGCAAAGTGAAACGAGTCCCGTTGTGCCAAATGCACCAGCCAATG TTGGGCGTTCAACAACCAAAAAGGAGCAACGCTCTGCTAATACCCTATACCAAGAGTTGTCCTTTCAAGATAACGAAGAGAGTGAAGAGCATGAAGTTGTTACAG GAAGCTGGGTGCATCCTGGCGAATATGCTTCTTCGG CTAACGACAACTATTTCG GCATGGGCAAAGAAGTGGAAAACCTCATCATGGAGAATAATGAACTTTTGGCAACGAA GAATGCTTTGAACATTGTTAAGGATGATTTGATAGCCAAAGTCGATGAGCTGACTGGTGAGATTGAGATACTGCGCGAAGAATTGAATGCAATGCAGCAATCGCGCAACAAATTGCGTCAGAAGGTGAGCGAGCTGGAGGAGGAGCTGAAAAAGACAAAGGAGCAAGTTAAGCAGCAAA aTGACACTGAACAAGATGAAAATGATGTACCATTGGCTCAACGCAAACGCTTTACGCGTGTGGAAATGGCTATGGTGTTGATGGAGCGCAATCAATACAAAGAACGTCTGATGGAGCTGCAGGAGGCGGTGCGTTTGACAGAGATTTTACGCGCCTCACGCACCGTCGACAATTTGGACAAAAAGTCCAAGCAGAgcatatggaaatattttagcAGTTTATTCAC CCCCTCCAATCGCCCGCAAGAGCGCGTCGCTGACGGGCAAGGAGGGGGGCCTATGTTTCGCTACTCCAGCCCAGTTCACAGTCACGGATCCCCCAGTCGAAATAGCGACAATCGCCTTGCCATAACCGGCGCACGCGACAGTGCAAATCCACCACCACATCCCGCCAGTGCGGGCCTAGCAAATGCATTGATCACAAAAGACTACTCTGAGGAGGGTACATCGGAACGTGCAAGCGCACGACGGCGCGAACAATATCGACAATTGCGTGCACATGTACAGAAGGAGGATGGTCGTTTGCAAGCCTACGGCTGGAGTTTGCCCATAAATAAGACAAATCAAGAGCAACAGAATCGTCATTCTGGCGGTGTGCCGGTACCAGTCTATTGCAACCCTTTAGCCGAAGCATCGCCACATATGAAAGTGTTCTGTGCTGCCGGTGTGAATCTAAACGGTGGTTTTACCAAAGATGGGCGTTCAGTTATACCGTCGACATCATCATATGCCCCACGTTCTACAGCTAAGATCGCAGAGATTACCAGTCCTACAGCAGAGCATTCAGCTGAAGCGCTCGATCGGCAAATAAATCGTGCGAGTTTAGCCAATTTGGAGCCAGAAACCCAACTATCATCGTATGTGTGGATATGCACGAGCACGCATGCGGCGAGCACAGTAACAGTGGTGGATGCCAATCAGTCGGCAGTCGTGCTAGACGCGTTTCCCATATGCGCATCACACATGCTTTGCATTGCCTCCGTGCAAG GCGCAGTGGAGAAGGATTACGCGCTGCTAGAGAACTCTGAAGTGCTTAAGGCCGGTGAAATGCTGGAGCATCCCGGCGAAGGTGCCGAATCATTTGGCAAGGTTGAGTTTGTGCGTGTGCGTCCGAAAGCCGACAAAAACAGTAACACCAATAAAAGCGCCAGAACAGATGAGCAGGCAGAGGAGGTGATAGCTATTGAGACGGCTGCGGTTGAGGAAAATGCAAAGGAGGCTGTTGAAAAAACAGCAGATGATACGAAAAATGCGGCCAACGAGCCATTGGGCAATATACAAGAGATTAAGGTGCGACAGGCGCTACCGGGTGCACCACAACGCTTACAGGACGACGGCAGTGTGATTAGCGCCAAAGCGAacatcaacaataacaatttgcaGCCGTCCTTCTCGAAGCCCATCAACCCAATATTGGGTACAAAGAACCGTCTGGATCCGCCAATGACTTCGATTGGGCCGACCATGTGGATGGGCGATCAGGAAGGTTGGCTGTATGTGCATAGTGCTGTAGGTCGCTGGCATGAATGCCTGCATAAGGTTCTCCTGCCCGATGCCGTCCTAGCGATAGTGCATGTGGAATCTCGCGTTGTTGTAGCCCTAGCTAATGCTCAATTGGCAGTGTTTCGCCGCCAAACAGACGGCCAATGGGATCTGAATAGTTATCACCTGGTAACGCTGGGTGATCGTAATCATTCGATACGTTGCCTCTGTGTGGCTGGCGAACGCATTTGGGCTGCTCACCGCAACAAGATCTATATTGTCGATCCGATCTCATTGAGCATCGTCCACTCGCTGGAGGCGCATCCACGTAAGGAGAGCCAAGTGCGACAAATGGCTGCTACCGGCTCAGGTGTATGGGTTTCCATACG TTTGGACTCCACGCTGCGATTATACAGTTCGAACACTTTCGAGCACAAGCAGGATGTGGATATCGAGCCGTACGTTTCGAAAATGCTTGGTACTGGCAAATTGGGTTTCTCTTTTGTGCGCATTACTGCATTGATGGTATCATGCAATCGTTTGTGGATCGGTACCAGTAACGGTGTCATAATTTCGGTGCCATTATCGGAGGGTCAAGGCAAatcaa CTGATCCCAATAGTCAAATACCGTTATGTTGCATGGCTAATGCTCAGCTTTCGTTCCACGGTCATCGTGATGCGGTTAAGTTCTTCGTATCCGTACCAATGCAGCTACAAAATAGTGGACAACTGCAATTCACCAACAAACGGCCGGATATGCTAGTCATGTGTGGCGGCGAAGGCTACATCGATTTTCGCATAA ATGACAATGATATGGAAAACAGTATTCAACTGGAGGCAAATCAAACGATTGAGAATCGCGGCGACAAGAGTTATTTAATTGTGTGGCATGTTAGTCAACGCTAG